In the genome of Helicobacter sp. 12S02232-10, the window AGGATTCTCTATATCGCCTGCAACTCTGATTTGTCCTAAGTCTTGATGATTAAAAATTTGGAGTGATTGGTTTTGATTCATATTACAACCTCATCAAAGAGTGATTCTTTTAATTTCTCCGTCAAAAAGATTTGACCCTTACCTGTAATGAGTGTTTTAGTAGAAACTCTATCGCCATAAGGGGTTTTATAAGTTTGTTCGATGACTTTTAAATAACCTCTTTCTAACATTTCTTGATAAGGTTGGTTATTAGGAAGGATGTATTTATTCTCTCTTAACCATTTAAAGAGGCGGTTTTGTCCAATTTTAATGTTTTCATCAAAAAGAAGTTTTGCAAAATCCCCAATTGGAATGGCATTGGAAGCATTGGCGACTGAATTTGCAAAACTCACTAAAGGTTTATCATTTTGGATTTGATTCTCTAAGCTTTGGATTTCTTTGGCTTGAAGTAAAGCTAATTCTAAAGCTTCAATATAATTGGTTGGAACTTTTTTTGAATGGAGGGATTTTTCACAGGTGATAAAATAACGCCTGACTTCCATTCCGATTTGATTGTTTTCTACCATAGCAATTTGTTTGGCAGTATCTAGAGTGAGGATATAGTCTATTCTATTCTGACCACCTGCATTGCCCTTATTTGCTTGCTCCCCAAAATTGGTGAGCGAATTGATTATGATAAAATCCTCATTTGCAACAAAACCATACTTACTGATTCTGTCTTTAATCCAAGTGCTAAAATCCTTTCCGACTTCCAATGCTTTCCATAATTCTCTAGCATTCACGCCTAGAGTTTCATTGTCTTGGATTTTAGTTTTTTGGATTT includes:
- a CDS encoding phage antirepressor KilAC domain-containing protein is translated as MGATPNLSNQIQIQKTKIQDNETLGVNARELWKALEVGKDFSTWIKDRISKYGFVANEDFIIINSLTNFGEQANKGNAGGQNRIDYILTLDTAKQIAMVENNQIGMEVRRYFITCEKSLHSKKVPTNYIEALELALLQAKEIQSLENQIQNDKPLVSFANSVANASNAIPIGDFAKLLFDENIKIGQNRLFKWLRENKYILPNNQPYQEMLERGYLKVIEQTYKTPYGDRVSTKTLITGKGQIFLTEKLKESLFDEVVI